A stretch of the Clostridium fungisolvens genome encodes the following:
- a CDS encoding CehA/McbA family metallohydrolase: protein MVRKRNRKIFSLVITFFMVFSNLLTNYTKVVYAAGDDNGMQMPVYPMYVYQNEEFAISTKANDGYLADGGIPKFSIYNGSNMYGTVKGTDGTWSPTRGYAPIAIGVNTVKASNIGDNITAVSLRIKKYAAVGTSSVQTVTIGQITPITNTADYGYIAGSINGTAGDVVEARDSSSNIIGTAVIDRNKTFKVAVKNGEGITLGIYGADGVKKAPIYGTYTVNAGQTTSLVAQNNPINSKTIKDQTIAVGENPLAFSATDLFTDTNANAVITLSNATSTPENVVNVVLANDKKSIAISGNSSVTSAQNTVVTVKGTDDQGNTATCTIKFTVNPEDLIAPTIVHTPITSNAKNKDLSIDAIITDNMSVTGAKVFYRTKGQTDYNSVDMTANNSAYSVIIPNDKLETSGFEYYIQATDGKNISTNPKDIKNPYSVIINPAQNISDYNIYFGQLHSHTTNSDGIGTLDDAFSHAKDKAKLDFFAVTDHSNSFDNGSASSMADGSKSVKWNNGLKAADKYTDSNFAGIYAFEMTWSDGTGHINTFDTPGFESRDTQKYKNADGLQQYYNVLKQFPSSVSQFNHPGTTFGDFKDFANYDPQIDKLITLIEVGNGEGPIGSSGYFPSYSYYDRALQKGWHVAPTNNQDNHKGMWGDANTARTVVLADSLTRDNIYDAIRNRRTYATEDNNLKIKYTLNDEVMGTILDSKPSTVDIKVDLEDPDKEALGKVSVIVDGGKELESKTLTTSKDSLEFKLPADYSYYYIKVVEADKDIAVTAPVWISETDKSGISSTTGSTSLPIKDTKMTITSNLYNNENSPLKVKSLEYSINGNVINKAASIADVNSLGTGAYSFDYTPTTAGKYNVDVKLVATINGVDKIYTDVLKLNVADPAVVTNVVVDGSHYNDYVNGYYAGNTKNLTTLANNENINIIVQKDKLTDDALKSAKLLILSPPAKKAGSDKNTGVNYSATPYTDEEIAVIQRYVQRGGNIIVTGLADYQDSRDDSINHTANQQNKILAAIGATSRINDDEVVDYENNPNVNPPGKAGGTPYRVPMNVYNTNSPYLDKVVAQQNYSFYSGSSITLGSNATWLVKGTPTTYAFDSDNDKLGGSYVANAASAMPSQEGSIGKGNVVALATETLSGGGKLFVGGTVFFSDFEIKATLDNYGQLQNSNYNIMMNILDSVKNVMPTTPINQVRAGVFGQVFQVEGTVTAGTKSGNAFFDTIYIQDKTGGINIYPVSGMDIEVGEKVKVTGTLDQYLGDKELRVINIEVTDKNDNPLDPDFVSTKAAMDDVNGGKLLKVQGIVTNVVTVSGVVSAIYVKDQTGVEARLFIDGYIDYSDPTSAKLEQIAKVGNTISGIGLASTDPDGNRLRVRDRSEIKLVSEAGQSQDQIAANSVIEKIAAIPAAVTLLDESKVTAARTAYDELTTTQKALVTNYNTLIAAEKKISDIKAQNEATKADQIAANSVVEKIAAIPVSLTLLDESKVTAARTVYDALTTTQKALVANYNTLIAAEKKIIELKEIAAIPTKISNDNTDSVIEAIKNAIKYDIQVPVIDVTNSPIVSKEIFNAIKEQNKQVTFIGKNVSWTFNGKDIEKDVLGDIDLSLKVVPTELKARETAKVKEVTGKDALIAPFTFNYDGPLPGNALVKVFIGKDWAGKIVDVCRYYSDKNTYDIIQSKVKVDSDGYVSYTTNHCSDYFVVESSVTGSLPITGSILGSSILITGGVLSVIMGYYLLVIGYRRKQKASS from the coding sequence TTGGTAAGAAAAAGAAATCGTAAAATTTTTAGCTTGGTTATTACATTTTTTATGGTATTTTCTAATCTATTAACTAATTATACTAAAGTAGTTTATGCAGCTGGTGATGATAATGGAATGCAGATGCCTGTATATCCAATGTATGTCTATCAGAATGAAGAATTTGCAATTTCTACTAAGGCTAATGATGGGTATTTAGCGGATGGTGGTATTCCTAAATTCAGTATTTATAACGGAAGTAATATGTATGGAACTGTTAAGGGAACAGATGGAACTTGGTCACCAACTAGAGGTTATGCACCAATTGCTATAGGCGTGAATACAGTTAAGGCTTCTAATATTGGTGATAATATAACAGCAGTTAGCTTGAGAATAAAAAAATATGCAGCAGTGGGAACTTCATCAGTACAAACTGTAACCATTGGACAAATAACTCCAATAACTAATACTGCGGATTATGGGTATATTGCAGGAAGTATCAATGGCACTGCAGGAGATGTAGTGGAAGCTAGAGATTCAAGCAGCAATATTATTGGAACAGCTGTAATCGATAGAAATAAAACATTTAAGGTAGCAGTAAAAAATGGAGAAGGCATTACATTAGGGATATACGGTGCTGATGGTGTTAAGAAGGCACCAATTTACGGTACTTATACTGTAAATGCTGGACAAACAACATCTTTAGTGGCTCAAAATAATCCGATAAATAGTAAGACTATCAAAGATCAAACAATTGCAGTTGGAGAAAACCCATTAGCATTTAGTGCAACAGATTTATTTACTGATACAAATGCAAATGCTGTAATTACTCTTTCTAATGCAACATCTACGCCAGAGAATGTAGTAAATGTGGTATTAGCAAATGATAAAAAGAGTATAGCAATATCAGGAAATTCTTCAGTAACATCAGCTCAAAATACTGTTGTTACTGTTAAAGGTACTGATGATCAAGGAAATACAGCAACATGCACAATAAAGTTTACAGTTAACCCTGAAGATTTGATTGCCCCAACAATTGTGCATACTCCAATTACATCAAATGCTAAGAATAAGGACTTATCAATTGATGCAATAATAACTGATAATATGTCAGTTACTGGAGCAAAGGTATTTTATAGAACAAAAGGACAAACTGATTATAATTCAGTAGATATGACAGCTAATAATAGTGCATATAGTGTAATAATTCCAAATGATAAGCTAGAGACATCAGGATTTGAATACTATATACAGGCAACTGATGGGAAAAATATATCTACTAACCCAAAGGATATAAAAAATCCTTATAGCGTTATTATAAATCCTGCTCAAAACATCAGCGATTATAATATATATTTTGGTCAATTACATTCTCATACAACAAACTCAGATGGGATAGGAACTCTTGATGATGCATTTTCTCATGCAAAAGATAAAGCAAAATTAGATTTTTTTGCTGTTACAGACCACTCTAATTCTTTTGATAATGGAAGCGCTTCATCAATGGCAGATGGTTCTAAGAGTGTAAAATGGAATAACGGACTTAAGGCTGCTGATAAATACACAGATTCTAATTTTGCTGGAATTTATGCATTTGAAATGACATGGTCAGATGGAACAGGTCATATAAATACTTTTGATACTCCAGGCTTTGAAAGTCGTGATACTCAAAAGTACAAAAATGCAGATGGATTACAACAATACTATAACGTATTGAAACAATTTCCAAGTTCAGTATCTCAATTCAATCATCCAGGTACAACCTTTGGTGATTTTAAAGACTTTGCTAATTATGATCCTCAAATTGATAAATTAATAACACTAATAGAAGTTGGAAATGGAGAAGGCCCTATAGGAAGTAGTGGATATTTTCCATCTTACAGCTATTATGATAGAGCATTACAAAAAGGATGGCATGTAGCTCCAACTAATAACCAAGATAATCATAAAGGTATGTGGGGAGATGCTAATACGGCTAGAACGGTTGTGCTCGCAGATAGCTTAACAAGAGACAATATTTACGACGCAATAAGAAATAGACGTACGTATGCTACAGAAGATAATAATTTAAAAATAAAATATACACTTAATGATGAAGTTATGGGTACTATTCTTGATAGTAAACCAAGTACTGTTGATATTAAAGTTGATCTTGAAGACCCAGATAAAGAAGCATTAGGTAAGGTTTCGGTAATAGTGGATGGTGGAAAGGAACTTGAAAGTAAAACACTTACAACAAGTAAGGATTCTTTAGAGTTCAAATTGCCAGCGGATTATTCTTACTACTATATAAAAGTAGTAGAAGCAGATAAGGATATAGCAGTTACTGCTCCAGTATGGATAAGTGAAACTGATAAGAGTGGTATAAGCTCAACAACTGGTAGTACTTCTTTACCAATAAAAGATACAAAAATGACAATAACATCAAACTTGTACAATAATGAAAATTCTCCTTTGAAGGTTAAGAGTCTTGAATATTCTATCAATGGTAATGTGATTAACAAGGCTGCGTCAATTGCAGATGTTAACTCATTAGGAACAGGAGCTTATTCCTTTGATTATACTCCTACTACAGCAGGAAAATATAATGTAGATGTGAAGCTAGTAGCTACAATTAATGGTGTGGATAAAATATACACTGATGTATTAAAGCTTAATGTGGCTGATCCAGCAGTTGTTACTAACGTTGTAGTTGATGGATCTCATTATAATGATTATGTAAATGGTTATTATGCAGGAAATACAAAGAATCTTACAACACTTGCTAATAATGAAAACATAAACATTATCGTTCAGAAGGATAAACTTACTGATGATGCCCTAAAGAGTGCTAAGCTATTAATCCTTTCACCTCCAGCTAAAAAAGCTGGATCAGATAAGAATACAGGTGTGAATTATAGTGCAACTCCATATACTGATGAGGAAATTGCAGTGATACAAAGATATGTACAAAGAGGCGGTAATATAATTGTTACTGGACTTGCAGATTATCAGGATAGTAGGGATGACTCAATAAATCACACTGCAAATCAGCAAAATAAAATTTTAGCAGCTATAGGAGCAACTTCTAGAATTAATGATGATGAAGTTGTAGATTATGAAAATAATCCTAATGTTAATCCACCTGGAAAAGCAGGAGGAACTCCATATCGTGTTCCTATGAATGTTTATAATACAAACTCTCCATATTTAGATAAAGTGGTTGCACAACAAAACTATAGCTTCTATAGTGGATCTTCTATAACCTTAGGCAGTAATGCAACTTGGTTAGTAAAGGGAACTCCAACAACCTATGCTTTTGATTCTGATAATGATAAGTTAGGTGGTTCATATGTTGCAAATGCTGCATCAGCAATGCCTTCTCAAGAAGGTAGTATTGGAAAGGGCAATGTAGTTGCTTTAGCAACAGAAACACTTTCTGGTGGTGGAAAACTATTTGTTGGAGGAACAGTATTCTTCTCAGACTTTGAAATTAAAGCTACACTAGATAATTACGGACAACTTCAAAATAGTAATTATAACATTATGATGAATATTCTTGACTCAGTAAAAAATGTTATGCCAACTACTCCAATAAATCAAGTGAGGGCAGGAGTATTTGGTCAAGTATTTCAAGTAGAAGGTACAGTAACTGCAGGGACTAAAAGCGGAAATGCATTTTTTGATACTATATATATCCAGGATAAAACTGGAGGAATAAACATTTATCCTGTTTCAGGTATGGATATAGAAGTTGGAGAAAAAGTAAAGGTAACAGGTACATTAGATCAATATCTTGGAGATAAAGAATTAAGGGTTATAAATATTGAAGTAACAGATAAAAATGATAATCCTTTGGACCCTGATTTTGTATCTACTAAGGCTGCAATGGACGATGTTAATGGAGGAAAACTGCTAAAGGTACAGGGTATAGTAACTAATGTTGTTACAGTTAGCGGTGTTGTTTCAGCAATCTACGTTAAAGACCAAACTGGAGTAGAAGCAAGATTATTTATAGATGGTTATATAGATTATTCTGATCCTACTAGTGCAAAGCTAGAGCAAATTGCTAAAGTTGGAAATACTATTAGTGGAATAGGACTTGCATCTACTGACCCAGATGGAAATAGATTAAGAGTGCGTGACAGAAGTGAGATTAAGCTGGTTTCAGAAGCAGGACAATCACAAGATCAAATAGCAGCAAATTCAGTTATTGAAAAGATAGCTGCAATACCAGCAGCAGTAACACTTTTAGATGAAAGTAAGGTAACAGCTGCAAGAACAGCATATGATGAACTTACAACCACACAGAAAGCTTTAGTTACAAACTACAATACTCTTATAGCAGCAGAAAAGAAGATATCTGATATAAAAGCACAAAATGAAGCAACAAAAGCAGATCAAATAGCAGCAAATTCAGTTGTTGAAAAGATAGCTGCAATACCCGTATCGTTAACACTTTTAGATGAAAGTAAGGTAACGGCTGCAAGAACAGTATATGATGCACTTACAACCACACAGAAAGCTTTAGTTGCAAACTATAACACGCTTATTGCAGCTGAAAAGAAAATTATAGAGCTAAAGGAAATAGCTGCGATACCAACAAAAATATCAAATGATAACACTGATTCAGTAATAGAGGCAATAAAGAATGCTATTAAGTATGATATTCAAGTACCAGTGATAGATGTAACTAATTCTCCGATTGTTAGCAAAGAGATATTTAATGCAATAAAAGAACAGAATAAACAAGTTACCTTTATTGGAAAAAATGTGAGTTGGACTTTTAATGGAAAAGACATAGAGAAAGATGTTTTGGGTGATATTGACTTATCGTTAAAGGTAGTTCCAACAGAGCTTAAAGCAAGGGAGACTGCAAAGGTAAAGGAAGTGACAGGAAAAGATGCATTAATAGCTCCATTTACATTTAACTATGACGGTCCGTTACCAGGAAATGCTTTAGTTAAAGTATTTATAGGGAAAGACTGGGCTGGAAAGATAGTTGATGTTTGTAGGTATTATTCAGATAAAAATACTTATGATATAATTCAAAGTAAAGTTAAGGTTGATAGTGATGGGTATGTATCTTATACTACAAATCACTGTAGTGATTATTTCGTAGTTGAGTCCAGTGTAACAGGAAGTCTTCCTATTACAGGCTCAATATTAGGCTCTTCTATCCTAATTACTGGAGGAGTATTATCTGTAATTATGGGATATTATCTTCTTGTAATTGGATATAGAAGAAAACAAAAAGCATCAAGTTAA